From a region of the Impatiens glandulifera chromosome 4, dImpGla2.1, whole genome shotgun sequence genome:
- the LOC124935210 gene encoding cingulin-like produces MLIRKVSSNSKDIRFLVKGKEVCWGMKDYALVTGLNFGRFPLVEEVEECPPLILKYFKGKKDVRLKELEDIFIGCSDKEDSWKMGLIFLIYQYLFASDNRRKISLRIFYMVEDMEMFLQFPWGKTLEDDLTSPRIVLYKSFRSYTGPEVSTAIQECTVRRKIHESAEEKRMKRKIEVFEEEEKHERTPKPPTKKSRHISPKVPEVSDETSQESSSHSIPSATTHIPTEDKSTSCAPNRVSQDLTAKLDVLTNVVNEIKKYVNEIKSEIKLMKGNQQLIITLLGQRNEQKNGGGEEKEEACTAAIDTEKRTTKRKNNDLALVENRTKRKNDNVDNENRTKKKNDELMNSKRKNDEKMKKSKEEGDDEITRKMNERKERRERLAILSKKRIADELAKKMNADKLAKKRKAEKRNSKKNDDLRPTPKTSRKLSFDGLEEKNDDVHENKEVVENKEKEENKEVEENKDKEVEVEENKEVEENKEKEVEVEVEKEKEKELKDVDEDKNKEKEVLKEENKEVEVEAEKNDKEEDLPHVPKEKKEEVEKEIVKEVIVETEEEKKKKEKNKEKEKEVKQLTPSQFVGKSFRRKKKSKQLGEYTDPGGKGFKLNDPVKVNPLLRIDEEKMKELKKWLKSDGKDFKELTVCSADRSFFNRLLKPQEWLHDTEIDEICHLLKRRVAEFPKTYPRNFSIADSKLSQKMNNRYDMFTLNPAGYKFDDLMEYVFGEGSNPWNIVNMIYNMFPKDEYDDFLKPMCVMVPYLLEQGFTTGDKQRFPQIKLDAMPYSIIPHPIVPKTTKSGDCGVFTIMHLEYLTASLDISNVMLVGWSRRGVLVGSQVSSLGLSGAVSLAVAAVVVGSPLEFGDWQLGEGRVVGSRWKGNGRRER; encoded by the exons ATGCTTATCAGAAAAGTTAGTTCAAATTCGAAGGACATAAGGTTCTTGGTCAAAGGTAAGGAGGTCTGCTGGGGCATGAAGGATTATGCATTGGTGACAGGCCTCAACTTTGGCAGATTTCCTTTGGTGGAGGaggttgaagaatgtccaccccttatcctcaaatattttaagggtAAAAAGGATGTTAGACTGAAAGAGCTTGAAGACATTTTCATCGGATGCTCTGATAAGGAGGAttcatggaagatggggctcaTATTTCTCATTTACCAGTATCTGTTCGCATCTGATAACAGGAGGAAGATAAGTTTGAGAATATTTTACATGGTGGAAGACATGGAGATGttcctccaatttccatggggaaag ACACTGGAAGATGATCTTACAAGCCCAAGGATAGTGCTCTATAAATCTTTTAGGAGTTATACCGGACCTGAGGTATCCACAGCCATCCAGGAGTGCACTGTTCGAAGAAAAATTCATGAGTCTGCGGAGGAGAAGCGGAT gaagagaaagattgaagtttttgaagaagaagaaaaacatgaAAGGACTCCCAAACCGCCGACCAAGAAGAGTAGACATATTAGTCCCAAGGTCCCCGAAGTTAGTGATGAAACTAGCCAAGAAAGCTCCTCTCATTCAATCCCTTCTGCGACGACTCATATTCCAACTGAAGACAAATCTACATCTTGTGCACCAAATCGAGTGTCTCAAGACTTAACTGCCAAACTTGATGTGCTGACAAATGTTGTGAATGAGATTAAAAAgtatgtgaatgagattaaaAGTGAAATCAAGCTCATGAAGGGGAATCAACAACTTATAATCACATTATTGGGGCAAAGAAATGAACAAAAGaatggtggaggagaagaaaaagaagaggcaTGTACTGCTGCAATTGATACTGAGAAGAGGACGACAAAGAGGAAGAATAATGATCTTGCACTTGTTGAGAATAGGACGAAGAGGAAGAATGATAATGTTGATAATGAGAATAggacgaagaagaagaatgatgagTTGATGAACTCTAAGAGGAAGAATGacgagaagatgaagaagagtaaGGAGGAGGGTGATGATGAGATTACAAGAAAGATGAATGAGAGGAAGGAGAGGCGAGAGAGGCTGGCGATTTTGTCCAAGAAAAGGATTGCTGATGAGTTGGCCAAGAAGATGAATGCTGATAagttggccaagaagaggaAGGCTGAGAAGAGGAATTCGAAAAAG AATGATGATTTGCGCCCGACGCCAAAAACCTCTCGCAAATTGAGTTTTGATGGCCTAGAggagaagaatgatgatgtgcATGAGAACAAGGAGGTGGTGGAGAAcaaggagaaggaggagaataaggaggtggaggagaacAAGGATAAGGAGGTGGAGGTAGAGGAGaataaggaggtggaggagaacAAGGAGAAGGAGGTGGAAGTGGAggtggagaaggagaaggagaaggag TTGAAGGATGTGGATGAGGATAAGAATAAGGAGAAGGAGGTGCTGAAGGAGGAGAACAAAGAGGTGGAGGTGGAAGCTGAGAAGAATGACAAG GAAGAAGATTTGCCCCATGTTCCAaaggagaagaaagaggagGTGGAAAAAGAGATTGTGAAGGAGGTGATTGTGGAGACTGAggaggaaaagaagaagaaggagaagaataaggagaaggagaaggaggtgaAACAATTGACTCCATCACAATTTGTTGGTAAAAGTTTTCGGAGAAAGAAGAAGTCGAAACAATTGGGGGAATACACCGACCCTGGTGGGAAAGGGTTTAAACTAAATGATCCGGTTAAGGTTAATCCTTTGTTACGAATTGACGAGGAAAAAATGAAGGAGTTGAAGAAATGGTTAAAGAGTGATGGAAAGGATTTCAAGGAGTTGACGGTTTGCTCTGCAGATCGTTCTTTTTTCAACAGATTGCTCAAGCCTCAAGAATGGTTACACGATACG GAGATAGATGAAATCTGTCATCTACTGAAACGAAGGGTTGCGGAATTCCCTAAGACATATCCAAGAAATTTCTCAATTGCTGACTCCAAACTCTCTCAAAAGATGAATAATCGCTATGATATGTTTACCCTGAATCCTGCAGGCTACAAATTCGACGATCTCATGGAATACGTATTTGGTGAAGGAAGTAATCCTTGGAATATTGTTAATATGATATAT AATATGTTCCCAAAGGATGAATATGACGACTTCTTGAAACCAATGTGTGTAATGGTGCCGTACTTGCTTGAACAGGGGTTCACCACGGGCGATAAGCAAAGGTTTCCACAGATCAAATTGGATGCGATGCCATATTCCATAATACCACACCCAATAGTCCCAAAGACAACCAAAAGTGGGGACTGTGGGGTTTTTACTATTATGCATTTGGAATACCTTACTGCCTCATTGGATATATCAAATGTG ATGTTGGTCGGTTGGTCTCGTCGCGGGGTCTTAGTTGGGTCTCAGGTATCGTCGTTGGGTCTTAGCGGAGCTGTGTCGTTGGCGGTGGCGGCGGTGGTAGTTGGGTCTCCCTTGGAGTTCGGTGACTGGCAGTTGGGGGAAGGGAGGGTGGTGGGGTCGCGGTGGAAAGGAAACGGGAGAAGAGAAAGGTGA
- the LOC124933488 gene encoding receptor-like protein kinase FERONIA produces MLLFLNIHILCFLILPPWIAGGSSPDHYYTPQDAIALNCGSSSNSTAEDGRTWIGELDSPIIGFQGSSIDSVSSVTIDRSLSLESTPYRSARISQTTFRYIFFVEPGQKLIRLHFLPASYEEEGFEKSKALFSVRSGSYTLLDNFSPSFTADFLGIKTVIKEFCLNVRDNQPLTISFIPVRSSYSDKVYAFVNGIEVVHMPDWLYYTRTELGDAAAWPLIVGRDDRLPIGLTTAMEMVYRLNVGGWSVSPAHDTGGLFREWSADFKYLLQSNNIVMIKTQMINNITSPNTAPPIVYQTWWSRKKHDDQEEFPFAWKLPVDVGFNYLIRLHFGELDDVEGKELETEREFINILTQEDDQLSWKLIKLWEWDGQEAAIMYKDFIIVMAGRMDENKHHDLLIASSGQSSRYHNLEMDNGYVDTVLKGLEVFKLSNTYNSLAAPQVYPAFPPTQTLKITRIKPMFSPTSRRNKIATCATFFFILLNVIVYHLRVWVENNRNSLPGACRRFSFREIQFATNNFDKALLIGKGGFGKVYRGVVDKETNVAIKRYSSQSKQGLEEFMAEIEVLSMVQHTNIISLIGYCNEGQEMILVYDYIAKGTLADYLYNKKGGNINSDDGNGFPVLSWEQRLRICLGVARALNYLHSGIEKVFIFRDVKSSNILFDGEEDSVAKLTDFGLCKIVDRYDTTDSSGISTDVKGTLGYLDPEYYMTRKLTKESDVYALGVVLWEALSGRPAINHLEDHHHSLTLWASDLFKEGRVVDLIDPSLKGKISTDSIRLYTDIAYRCIDHRPVRRPPMGEVVAHLQCLLTPLAYLEEKEEKEVINQNGAGNERIKDEEATSNSYFSIPSLEIPRIQIEKHTNLGILFLKSFQCVANSFGFITHNTNNGRLEHDSLLEPDIQRLRRFSLQAIIDTTNKFSDQIGRGGYSKVYKGQTTDGTPVAVKVLASLESKAIGPEIKILSQIHHPHIISLLGYCRVESMQGLVLEYMANGSLHDHLHKKRNVHNILSWKKRLEICIGAARGLQYLHSGDMGKKIIHRDIKPANILLDENLVAKISDFGVCNVLSNERTRCSTKRLLGTRGYVDPEYFTNGILSDKSDVYSFGVVLLEVLCARNIFDFPVIRGERGYVVTYFRKCVQQNKIDKFVDPQINSSIDPESLNQFQQIAFKCVDDKGIGRPSMSELVAELEMVLQEQENGFSEI; encoded by the exons ATGCTCTTGTTCCTCAATATCCATATCCTCTGTTTTCTGATTCTTCCTCCATGGATCGCCGGCGGCAGCTCACCAGATCACTATTACACCCCACAAGATGCAATTGCCCTCAACTGCGGCTCTTCCAGCAACTCCACCGCAGAAGATGGCCGGACATGGATCGGGGAACTCGATTCTCCAATCATCGGTTTTCAAGGATCGAGTATTGATTCGGTTAGTTCTGTCACAATTGACCGTTCCCTTTCTCTTGAGTCAACTCCTTACAGAAGCGCTAGAATATCTCAGACAACGTTCAGATACATCTTCTTTGTTGAACCGGGTCAAAAGTTGATCAGACTTCATTTCCTTCCAGCTTCGTACGAAGAAGAAGGGTTCGAGAAGTCCAAGGCATTGTTCAGTGTGAGATCAGGTTCGTACACACTCCTAGACAACTTTAGTCCTTCCTTTACTGCTGATTTCCTAGGCATAAAAACAGTGATCAAAGAGTTTTGCCTCAATGTGCGAGACAATCAGCCATTAACCATAAGTTTCATACCTGTAAGAAGTAGCTATTCGGATAAAGTCTATGCTTTTGTGAACGGCATCGAGGTTGTTCACATGCCAGACTGGCTTTATTACACTAGGACGGAGCTGGGAGACGCGGCTGCTTGGCCATTGATTGTTGGGCGGGATGATCGGCTTCCCATTGGCTTGACCACTGCCATGGAGATGGTTTATCGGCTAAATGTTGGCGGCTGGTCTGTATCGCCTGCACATGACACCGGTGGTTTGTTCCGAGAGTGGTCTGCAGATTTCAAGTACCTCTTACAATCCAACAACATTGTCATGATAAAAACACAGATGATCAACAATATTACATCCCCAAATACTGCTCCGCCAATAGTATACCAGACTTGGTGGTCAAGGAAGAAACATGACGACCAAGAAGAATTCCCTTTCGCATGGAAATTACCTGTTGATGTGGGGTTTAATTATCTGATTAGGCTGCATTTCGGTGAGCTTGATGATGTTGAGGGGAAAGAATTAGAAACAGAAAGAGAGTTTATTAATATCCTGACACAAGAGGATGATCAACTGTCTTGGAAGCTTATCAAGTTGTGGGAATGGGATGGACAAGAAGCTGCTATCATGTATAAAGACTTTATAATAGTCATGGCCGGAAGAATGGACGAGAACAAACATCATGATCTCCTTATAGCTTCATCGGGTCAATCATCACGATATCACAACCTAGAGATGGACAACGGATACGTTGATACAGTTCTGAAGGGTTTAGAGGTATTCAAGCTCAGCAACACCTACAATAGTCTTGCCGCCCCCCAAGTATATCCCGCCTTCCCCCCTACACAGACCCTTAAAATTACTCGCATTAAACCTATGTTTTCTCCAACAAGTAGGAGGAATAAGATTGCAACTTGTGCaaccttttttttcattttgttgaaTGTCATTGTTTACCACCTGCGTGTCTGGGT AGAAAACAACCGTAATTCACTACCAGGGGCCTGCCGCCGTTTCTCATTCCGTGAGATCCAATTTGCAACTAACAATTTTGATAAGGCCTTGTTGATTGGTAAGGGTGGGTTTGGTAAAGTATACAGAGGAGTTGTTGATAAAGAAACAAATGTTGCTATAAAGCGTTATAGTTCCCAATCAAAACAGGGGTTGGAAGAGTTTATGGCAGAGATTGAGGTGCTATCAATGGTTCAACATACAAACATTATTAGTTTGATTGGATACTGCAATGAAGGCCAAGAAATGATACTAGTTTACGACTACATTGCCAAGGGGACTCTAGCAGATTACCTCTACAATAAGAAAGGTGGTAATATTAATAGTGATGATGGCAACGGCTTTCCTGTCCTATCTTGGGAACAGAGGCTTAGAATTTGCTTGGGTGTTGCACGTGCATTGAATTACCTTCATAGTGGCATTGAAAAGGTTTTTATATTTAGGGATGTGAAGAGTAGCAATATTTTATTCGATGGGGAAGAGGACTCTGTAGCTAAACTTACAGACTTTGGACTATGCAAAATTGTAGATCGCTATGATACTACGGACTCCTCCGGAATTAGCACAGATGTGAAAGGCACATTGGGCTACTTGGATCCTGAATATTACATGACCAGGAAGCTGACCAAGGAATCAGATGTTTATGCTTTGGGTGTTGTGCTCTGGGAAGCACTCTCTGGGAGGCCGGCTATAAATCATTTAGAAGATCATCATCATTCCCTAACACTGTGGGCTAGTGATCTCTTTAAGGAAGGAAGAGTGGTTGATTTGATAGATCCTAGTTTGAAAGGGAAAATATCAACCGACTCTATCAGACTGTATACTGACATAGCATATAGATGTATAGACCACCGTCCTGTTAGACGACCCCCAATGGGTGAAGTCGTGGCTCATCTTCAGTGTCTCCTTACTCCTCTAGCTTATttggaagaaaaagaagagaaggaggTGATTAATCAGAATGGAGCAGGGAATGAGAGAATTAAAGATGAAGAAGCAACCTCCAACTCTTACTTCTCCATACCTTCACTCGAAATTCCAAGAATACAGATTGAGAAGCATACAAATTTAGGTATTTTGTTCTTGAAGAGTTTCCAATGCGTGGCTAATAGTTTTGGCTTCATCACACATAATACAAATAATGGAAGGCTAGAACATGATTCGCTTCTTGAGCCAGACATTCAGCGATTGCGTCGCTTTTCTCTGCAAGCAATTATTGATACCACCAACAAATTCAGTGATCAGATTGGAAGAGGTGGATATAGCAAGGTGTACAAAGGACAGACCACTGATGGCACTCCTGTCGCAGTCAAGGTATTAGCATCCCTAGAATCCAAGGCAATCGGACCTGAGATCAAGATCTTGTCTCAGATCCATCACCCCCATATTATATCATTGCTGGGATACTGCAGAGTAGAAAGCATGCAGGGTCTCGTTTTAGAGTACATGGCTAATGGGTCCCTTCACGATCATCTCCATAAGAAGAGGAATGTTCACAATATTCTTTCTTGGAAAAAGAGACTAGAGATCTGCATAGGGGCTGCTAGGGGATTACAGTATCTTCACTCAGGAGACATGGGGAAGAAAATCATCCACAGGGATATAAAGCCAGCTAACATCTTGTTGGATGAAAATTTGGTTGCAAAAATTTCAGATTTCGGGGTGTGTAATGTTCTTTCCAATGAAAGAACCAGATGCTCTACAAAACGGTTACTCGGCACACGTGGATACGTGGATCCAGAGTACTTCACGAACGGCATTCTATCGGACAAATCCGATGTGTATTCTTTTGGAGTTGTCCTGTTAGAGGTATTATGTGCTAGGAATATTTTTGATTTCCCGGTGATTAGGGGTGAAAGGGGATATGTGGTTACGTATTTCAGAAAATgtgttcaacaaaataaaatagacaaGTTTGTTGACCCACAAATCAATAGCAGTATTGATCCAGAGTCTTTAAACCAATTTCAGCAGATAGCATTCAAGTGTGTGGATGATAAGGGAATAGGACGTCCTTCAATGTCTGAGCTGGTGGCAGAACTGGAGATGGTGCTGCAAGAGCAAGAGAATGGTTTTTCTGAAATTTAA
- the LOC124936053 gene encoding probable calcium-binding protein CML13 has translation MGKDLSDDQVASMKEAFTLFDTDSDGKIAPTELGILMRSLGGNPTQAHLKQIIADEKLNSPFDLPRFLELMSKYLKPEPFDRQLRDAFKVLDKEGTGFVVVSDLRHILTNIGEKLDPAEFDEWIREINVGSDGKIRYEDFIARMVAK, from the coding sequence ATGGGGAAAGATCTAAGCGATGACCAAGTGGCCTCCATGAAAGAGGCATTCACTCTCTTCGACACTGACTCCGACGGAAAGATAGCCCCAACCGAACTAGGTATCTTGATGCGTTCTCTTGGCGGAAACCCTACACAAGCTCACCTCAAACAAATCATAGCCGAtgagaaactcaattctccatTTGATCTTCCTCGTTTCCTCGAACTCATGTCCAAATACCTTAAGCCCGAGCCATTTGATCGTCAGCTTCGAGACGCATTCAAGGTTCTTGACAAGGAAGGTACCGGATTCGTTGTCGTGTCGGATCTCAGGCACATTCTCACCAACATCGGAGAAAAGCTGGATCCTGCTGAGTTCGATGAGTGGATCCGCGAGATTAATGTCGGATCTGATGGGAAGATTCGTTACGAGGATTTCATCGCTAGAATGGTCGCCAAATGA
- the LOC124936566 gene encoding 40S ribosomal protein S13-like has product MGRMHSGGKGISASALPYKRTPPTWLKISASDVDENICKFAKKGMTPSQIGVILRDSHGIAQVKSVTGNKILRILKAHGLAPEIPEDLYHLIKKAVAIRKHLERNRKDKDSKFRLILVESRIHRLARYYKKTKKLPPVWKYESTTASTLVA; this is encoded by the exons ATGGGACGAATGCACAGTGGAGG GAAAGGTATCTCAGCTTCTGCTCTACCATACAAGAGAACTCCCCCTACCTGGCTAAAGATCAGTGCTTCAGAT GTTGATGAGAATATCTGCAAGTTCGCTAAGAAAGGAATGACTCCGTCTCAGATCGGTGTCATCCTTCGAGATTCTCATGGAATTGCTCAGGTGAAGAGCGTGACCGGAAACAAGATATTGCGTATTCTTAAGGCTCATG GGCTTGCGCCTGAGATTCCTGAGGATCTTTACCACTTGATTAAGAAGGCAGTTGCTATTAGAAAACATCTGGAAAGGAATAGGAAGGATAAGGATTCCAAGTTTAGGCTGATTCTTGTGGAGAGCAGAATTCATCGTCTTGCTCGCTATTACAAGAAGACTAAGAAGCTTCCCCCTGTCTGGAAATA CGAATCGACCACGGCTAGTACTCTGGTGGCATAG